A genomic window from Gracilinanus agilis isolate LMUSP501 chromosome X, AgileGrace, whole genome shotgun sequence includes:
- the LOC123253667 gene encoding sugar phosphate exchanger 3-like has protein sequence MGNHLDTPGQNFVLGLRITSAIVSNILKNYVFPLFLYYIYQYAFLITASVQFAEGTVIFFTLWVSPKDLGLVDAVAFERLTFHRAVANDIRDVEVLENNILNGENEQDDDRVHRMPSFAFRCLYGFVLYTMAYASLIYREDFFFFWMPFYLDDNFPQAGQLSIWYVVGVALGGVFQTLLSERVQKRSPVLAVCLAIGFLVRYSYFPRHMALSVLLMSVVGLFIKKTSTIFSSTIFPELNAHGRIHGSREVWAIITGIVNGIRRMGAATEQFLTSLLQNKLEGTWIFYFFVFITVCTILFISRLLRKIRGLTQRPFIPIEDDQDP, from the coding sequence ATGGGAAATCATCTTGACACTCCTGGCCAAAACTTTGTTCTAGGACTCCGGATTACCAGTGCCATAGTGAGTAACATCTTGAAAAACTATGTATTCCCCTTGTTTCTCTACTACATCTACCAGTACGCCTTCTTAATAACAGCCTCAGTGCAGTTTGCTGAGGGGACAGTAATCTTCTTCACACTCTGGGTATCACCAAAAGATCTTGGCCTGGTAGATGCCGTAGCGTTTGAAAGGCTCACATTCCATCGTGCTGTAGCAAATGACATCCGTGACGTAGAAGTACTCGAAAACAATATCTTGAATGGGGAGAATGAGCAAGATGATGATAGAGTACATCGAATGCCATCATTTGCCTTCCGTTGCCTCTATGGGTTTGTACTCTACACCATGGCCTATGCCAGCTTGATATACAGAgaagattttttcttcttctggatgcCCTTCTATCTAGATGACAACTTTCCACAGGCAGGCCAACTTTCCATCTGGTATGTTGTTGGAGTGGCTTTAGGGGGAGTAtttcaaaccttactctcagaaaGAGTCCAGAAGAGATCTCCTGTGTTAGCTGTGTGTCTAGCCATTGGGTTCCTGGTTAGATATAGCTATTTCCCCCGACACATGGCTCTCAGTGTACTGCTGATGTCAGTTGtaggtcttttcatcaagaaaacCTCTACTATATTCAGTTCTACCATCTTCCCTGAACTGAATGCCCATGGGCGAATACACGGGAGTAGAGAAGTCTGGGCTATAATTACGGGCATTGTGAATGGAATTAGAAGGATGGGTGCAGCAACAGAGCAGTTTTTAACATCTCTGCTCCAAAACAAATTGGAAGGGACGtggattttctatttttttgtgtttATCACAGTTTGCACCATTCTCTTTATTTCCCGACTACTGAGGAAAATAAGAGGTCTTACACAGAGGCCATTTATACCCATAGAGGATGACCAGGATCCCTAG